The genomic DNA TTTTGTTTCATTAGTTATGTTTGAGGCAgttgttaatgttttgttgtatgtttagTCATAACAAACAATTCACTTTAATTATGACGACGGTTTTGACGAAATGTAATGGGTTCTTCGTTGGCTTGGACTACACCCTTCCACAAAGTTACATGAAAATCAGGCCAGTAGTGATCCAAAACATAACCTCCTCAGAAggattaattatataattattgttttcaactctgaaatactgaaatatcgattgatgttttcagtttgcTTCACTGACAAGGACAAATGATTTGAATGTGAATGCTCGGACAAATTGAACATACTGAATGCCGTCAtgccttttattttcttttttatcctttCGCCCTAAGTTTGTGATGGAGTGAAAACTTGCTGATCCTCTTCTTACAACACTGATCAAGCCTGATTCAACCCTGACTGGGCTTCCCTTAAAACCAACTGCATATCCACCAGATGtaccttgaaaaaaaaagaagatatgttcatattttaatcTGCAATAATGTATTGAAAgcaatttgttgttgtgtcacaTAAGTGGTGACAGACTAAACTCAGGCATGCTGTCTTAAGTACCAACAGTCAAAATGTTGTACCTGTGGAATTGGATACTTTGTCGGTGTTGGTGCTTCATCCCTCCCAAAATCAGACAAGGTCCCACATTTTGCTACTCCGTCCACCCAATAGCCTTCATAAAGCTGGCCTTTATCAGGATAGTAGAACTTTCCATTACCGTTCTTCTTGCCATCTCGCCAGGTGCCTTCATACCAATTTCCATTTGCTTGGACACAAGttgaaaagtcacatttttaaaaaatgtactcCACCAAACTCTAAtctatttcagaataaaaatatatgtacacTTCTCTTACCAAATCGAATGATGCCCTGTCCGTGAGTCTTATCCTTCATCCATTCTCCTTCATATATGTCTCCACTCCCGTAGTACATCCTTCCCCAGCCACTCCGCTGGTCCTCACTCCACTCCCCCTCATAAACAGCAGAGCTATTGTAGAAGTACGTCCCATACCCCTGAAGAAATGCAAAATATATCAGAgtgtacatacatgtgtttgCAGCGTGAAtgtgtaataatatataaaatacatacgtgcttctttccatttttccatCCACCACAGTACTTCCTTGCATACTCCTTATCTGGGAGTAGCACACTGCAGGTACCATATCCATCACGCTTCCCAAATTTCCACTCTCCACTATAAATGGCTCCAGACTTCTTCCAAACCTGGATTCCCTTcccttaaaaacaaacaaacaaccattttagTTATAGTGTCTCTATATTAGTAACCAggtatttacatatttttcagTAGTTTAGTGGAAGCTCACCATGTTTCTTGTCATCCTGCCACTCTCCGTTGTATTCATTTCCACTGGCCGAGAAAATTGTGCACCTCAGTCCACATTTCTGTGACCTAATATCCTTCAGCACTGACagtggctgttttattttagatgCTTTCATATACGGCATGGCTGGGGGATAGCCTGGTCAAAACCCAATAAGATAAAAACAcgaatataaatacataaatacgAAATATTTTAGACGTCAGGTAACCTAGTCTTAGTGTGTAAATATCATTAGAGTATGTCTGCAAAACAAGATAATAGATAAATGCACATAAACCCACATTTAGGATAAAGTTAAAATGATCCACACTGCCATCTGACACTAGCAACCTATACAGTGGCCCAAATATGATGTCAAACACTCATTCAAAACAAAGTACTTGTACCTGTAGCGATGTTTCCAAGCGAAAAAACTTAATATAACTCAATTCGCTTGTAAACTCAGGCCATGTAGCCGCCGAATAAATcaagaaaacatgacagaaagCCAGCTAGCAGTGTAAACTTCACTAGCTTAGCTGGGAGAGAGCCGAGCATTCGCCGTATCCTAGCAACagtactgtgtactgtagtTAGCGcagtgaaaattaaattaaaagtacattttaattttatattttatgtgtctAGGAGGTCCAGCTAACGAAagagttgttcttttttttattaatcaatttatttatttaatgtttaatcactTGTGACTTCTCTTTCAACTACGTGTTGTTGACCCACAGCGGTTGGCCCATAATGGCCTGAGTGGTTTTTACGATGTGCGCATGCGCCGTGCAGCCCGGTTAAAAAGCCTTGTGAGTGGCCGGTCGGCGCTGAGGAGAGACTCGGGGTGTAAACCTCGGTGAAGCCGTCCTCTTTCCGCGACATCCTCCacttcactgtactgtactgtgtacCACACGATGTCCAAACCGAAGTTTCAGACGGAGTGGGAGGAAATTGACGAGGAATATCAACAATTACAGGTAAGACAGGAGAACAACTGAAACACATCTTTGTTTGCTGGAGCTTGTCGTGGCGGTTGGCACTGACAGCCGTTACTCTGTAGTTTGGATAGCACCTCTCCTGTTCGCCATTCATTCTCAGCCCGGCCGTAAACGCAGCATTGAGccaacaactactactactactactactactgctactactgctactctTGGTAGCAATATCAGAAGAGATGGGGTATGTTTATCCTCTCtgacttcactgtaacatcccTGTGTTAcagctgctaacgttagcaggaTGCTAGTAAGTGTCTTATGCGGCTAATGTGCAGCTACACTAActtagctcacacacacacacacacacacacacacacacacacacacacacagtgcactaATGTAACACTGATTTATCCGCTGCTAAAGTTAGGTCGAGGTAAGGTAGGTCCACGTGTTTGTGTCTGCCTGCGTGATTTTATTTCGTCGTCATTGAATGCATCatcatacatcatcatcatcatcatcatgccaCTGATGGCAAGCTCACGTTGGCTAGCCGGCTAActtgaaataacaataataagggGCAGATAATGGGGGAAGAATACAGTTCACTTTAAGTATTGAAGCATGTGGTGATGTGGCACGATCATGCTCCCCTCACCTCATGCAGCACCAGACAACTGAGACACAACGTGTCTGTGATGgcatgaaaaattaaaaaaatctggaGCTGCTCCGCAGGGAAAAATGGTGATGAAGGTGACTGTCATCTGTTTGGGGATTTTTCTGAAATGAAGCTTGCATGTTCTGGTTTAACCTCCCACTCATATTTAGTTGATTTCCCCATTTCTGTGGCATGTCCTAACTCTGTGGGTTCATGTACACAAACCTGATTGACCTGtagtaaacataaaaataaaataaaaaataacacatgCATCATTCATGTgacatgtgcatgcatataAATCACAATGACTACCATGATTAGCTGTCTGGTTTTCTCCATCTGAAAGGTCAAGATGCTAAACTTCTTTATTGTTATATACTTGGGGTTTGTAACCAGGTAACatttacataacataacatgtacCATCCAAGATGGACATTTAAACAcgtttaaacatatttaaagattaGCAGGTCTGAAATAGAAATTACAATGTACAGTAGCTGACAAAACACCTTTTTGTCCAGGCAACTTCTCTCATTtttataatgaaatgaaaccttGATTGTGTAAGTCTTTTAACAAGGATTAACCCTTTTTTCAGTCTTGGATCCACATTACGTGATCCTGTGTAGTCAACATATGCCTGTCAAATCATATTTAAGGTGGGGGATGAGTCCCTAACCTCAGACTACAGGATTATCTCTGCTGACTGTGCATCCTTGCCTCCAAACACTCTGTCCAGTCTTATAAACCAGTGCTGATAGGGAGAGAAAAGGTGGGGGCAGTGCTGCTTGAAAGCCGTTGTCTGGTCACCCAGCATAGATTCGTATTAAAATGGTGTATATATTTCACCACATGATCCGATGTCATGGGCTGTTTGTGTTCTGACAGAAGGGTCAAACAAAATTTCACAGGGTAAATCATTTCCATCTCTTCCTCAATAGAGATTCTGTTCAGTGCTGGTTTCACTGTTGTCCACTCAGACTTGTAATACATTTTCACTCTTTTAAAATAGgtgaaaaatgacacatttgagtctttttattttctgcatttctaGTTGTAAACGCTCATCAGCAGCAACATTTGTGACTGCATCTCTCGTAACTTGCATAAAGGCACACATGTATCTATCTGTCCTTTTATTACTTGGAGTCAGCAGACTTTTCTACCCCCTACAAATGTCCCACACtgatcactgtgtgttttttgttcgATCACTAggaaaatcacaaaatatacAGACAGAAACTCGAGGAGCTCACCAACCTACAAACGACGTGCAGCAGCGCCATcagcaaacagagaaaatgtctAAAAGACCTACGCTACAGCTTGGCCAAGTGAGTATTCTCTGATCAGGACAGCGCACtacatgtctgtttttacaggcAGTATATTGGTTTGTCATAGTCTGGCTCATAAGCAAATTTAACTTAGCAATATCACTTATGGATACATTTTGTAACATCCCCTGTACTGAACAAGCAGACAGGTTATGAAAAGTGAGGAAAGAGGCAGATTTAATGGTTAAATTATGATTATAATCTCTATTATCCTACCAGAGAGATACTGCATCTTAGTCCACAGAGAGTTTAagatccactttttttttaacttttccattaatgttcattttgtctgttcACAGGTGTGCACAAACATGTGACGAGAAGGAACTGGAGCTAATAACAGACATCAAGACACAAAtcaaagataaagaaaatgtcttctttGATATGGAAGCATATTTGCCAAAGAGAAATGGGtgagtacttttttttttttcccctcactgaCTGTTCACTCAACATTACAGTTggactattatttatttatttttttatgtgtgtttttcaggctgTACCTGAATTTGGTCCTGGGAAATGTGAACGTAACTCTTCTCAGCAACCAGGCAAAGTATGTAAAGTATTCAGCCCTGAGAACGGTGTGAAAAACACAGGTTTAGACTCTGGATTTGTTTTATCTATGTATCAACTCCTCATCTTCTCTTGTTCCATTCATTCCCATAGATTTGCCTACAAAGACGAGTATGAGAAGTTCAAGCTTTATATGACGATAATCCTGATGTTTGGAGCAATAACCTGCCTCTTCTTTCTCAACTATCGGTGAGAGAACCCTCTTCGATCAAGAGTTTCCCTCTTGATCGATATCGTAGGTGATTTATTAAAATCTCAAAGACTGGctcactgattttattttatttttttctctgttttgtttagaGTCACTGATGAAATCTTCAACTTTTTGCTGGTGTGGTACTACTGCACACTGACCATAAGAGAAAGTATCCTCATGAGCAACGGCTCCAGGTGTGCACTTGTTCCTATTTTTCTCTCTATGACAGGATTTGTTCTCGCTGAATCACTGTGTCATACAGTGCTGtgctcttcttctgctttccAGGATCAAAGGCTGGTGGGTGTCTCACCATTATGTATCCACCTTTCTGTCCGGGGTGATGCTTACCTGGtgagtttctgtctttttttattccacagcGTCACGTTGTTTCGGCAATCATTTTGAAGTATTATTCAAACAGGTGCAGCTACAGTTTCTTCATCCAACATTGTGTCTTTTCACAGGCCGGAGGGGCCGATGTATCAGATGTTTAGAAGCCAGTTCCTTGCGTTCTCCATATATCAAAGTAAGAATTGAACTTGTTTACTAGACTTGGagtaaaatgtattgtattgtcatgtatgtacagtacattgtgCGTTGTTTGAGACATTTTCTTGTTGATTCTGTAAAGATTAGGGTGGAATCTGCtaaaaaattacattacacAATTTCTcagttaaattaatgttttttgttttttagcatgAGCTGGTTTTATTAGCACTAACGCTGGCCATCCATCCTcaaaaaagcagcagctttttcttttttttccttttggccCGTAGTTAAAACAAGCAGAACATGTAGTCCCTCTCTTTGTTGTGTGTACCTTGTAGCAAAGCTTACACTCACAGGTCTTTTGTTGACGTTGGTCACGTGTAGCACCACTTTGGAACATTTGAGGCACTCCCGCTGTGTGCTGTCAGTCTAAACACTTGTGTTACATCATCAGTTTCAGACACCAGCTGTGGGAGATAAAGGAGAGTTGTTGTGACACATGTATCTTTGTATCCTTTGTGACGCACACTGTATTTTCTATTTAGCCAAATGAATACTTGCATAATAAATAGTTGTGTGTAGGGCTGCAAGTAACCAGTATTTTCATTATCTGCCCGTTATCGTCTTGATTAATCAACaaatagtttgatatttaaaatgtcagaaaaaggTGACACATGGCCGAAgacctcttgttttgtttcctacCAACATACTAACATCCAGTTTACAGTTATAAGAATCAAAGAAAAGCTGCGGATTCTCACAATGTGAACTCTGCAACCACAGAAACTTTGTCATTCttgcttgaaaaaaaattcaTCGGTTATTAAAATATTCACTGATGGTGGGAACCCCTGTAGCTCTGTGTGCCCTAAAGTCCTTACTGTAGCAACCTGGATTGGATTCCAGCCTGGGTCCTTTTGCTGCTTATTATCCCCTCTCTCACCCCTGAATTTTAGATACTCACTGATAAATTTTCTGTCAATTAACAACAGATCAAAGGACTTATTTTCAGTTCTACCTGTTCTGTCACATTGCTCTTTGCTGATATGATGACAGAACCCTGAACGCCTCgctctaaataataaaatatcgCCACGTTCAGGTGCTAATGCTCAGTCAATgacagaaatgtagaaaaattaacaaaattaaaaaagaaaaaagtaattagcCGTCATCTTTACCTGTGAAACTGTTTACACCACAGCCTTGACTGCTCTAGACCAAGGCCAGAGCAGGTCAAGGTCAGGGTCACCTGTGATAAGCTGTGATTACACACAGTGCAAACATGTTCATAGGAAGTGAACACCTAGGAAAGTGACTTGGCTTTTCTAATAGCTGACACTAAACAGACTTcatttttgacatgaaatagtcgggtaaacacaggtgttaccaatgatactaattaaggttcaggtcaaacagagtcagggggCCTGGTTGATTAATTGACCTGGAAGTATTTATGTGGCCTTAAATGTTTAAGGAAAGGAGCGCGCatgcttcctttcttatctccttttAGAATAGGATACACCGGACGTcctttacaaaaggaaaaagagatAATCCCGTCCCACAATTCTTGgtggcaacaacaaaaaagcgACCGCTCACTGCAGGTCTGTTATTTGAATTCTGATCTtaataatgaagtcatattttcaaCAGGTTGTCCACATTTCTATATCCtgtaaaatgcagtttttgtagtccatctcctgaactttgtagtttcaCCACAGATCATGTCAATAACGTCCACAGGGCATAATTACATAGTCTAGTGTTAGTTCagtctccttcacatctttccttcaccccatgatgttttccatcaaggtcaaggaaatGTGTTTAAGAAAGGAAAGGACATGACTCCACTGTCTGAGCTCAAGTTTTAGCACTGTAGACTGTAAAGCGTTCACAGCGAGCCTGCTAATAATAGTTGATAAAGAGAGAAGTCATTTCACGGGCTTGTGGTCGCAGTCGTTGCCTGGTAAATCACATGTAGACGCATGGTGTGACAGCCGATGTGATGGCCTCTCTGGTTGAGGTTTTGGGTGATAAGTCAAATGTTAAAACACGAGGACggtcttttttaaaatcctcaCCTAACAACAAATTAAGCTTACACTGAGACAATGtgcattctttttttgtttgtttcgaGGACAGAATGACCTCGTTTCAGCGTGCAAAGCTTCACATCACAACCTgctattgactttttttttctttttctttttttattccacgtGAGAACTGCTGATAAGCTGATTCTCGTCCTCTAAAATCGTTTTCATTTCCAGTACTGAGACATCATCTGCGCCTAATTGATCTGCTCAGTGTTGCCTGTGCTGTAATCTGTGATTTTTATGTGATCCATTTGTCCTCCAGGCTTCGTTCAATTCCTCCAGTATTACTACCAGAGTGGCTGCTTATACAGGCTGCGAGCTTTGGGGGAGAGGAATCAGCTGGACCTCACAGTGGGTGCGTTGTAAGCTATTTTTGGTGATAGTCATTTTGAACGTTTGAACTCTTGAGCCATCTGCAAGACCATGTCTGGAAGAAATTAGGGTAAAGGTGAGAGATGAAGACAGTTGTTAACATAAGCGTGCTGTCACGCAGATGTCGGGAGTAATTTGAGTGCGGTGTCACGACTGCTCTGTCATGTTGTCCCAAGGTCACTGTTAcagttttgtgtctctgcagaggGATTTCAGTCCTGGATGTGGAGAGGCCTCACTTTTCTTTTGCCGTTCCTCTTTTTTGGCCATGTAAGTAGTTGTTTGTTCTCAGGCTGAAGCCtcaatacaaatatttcaaaataggAGGATTGTGCAAGATCATGTAGGCTCACGGGGGTGTTTTTACCCCAGTGTTTGATGTGTATTAAATGGAAGCAAACACAATTGTGCAACTCTTAAGACATTTTTGAGAGGCTGCATCATCTGAGGAGAAAGCTCTGAATCAAAGCAATATTTGCTTGTGCGACCGTGGACGACCTTATGAAAGATAATGCGTCCTCTTCCTTCACAGTTTTGGCAGCTGTACAACTCGGTGACCCTGTTTCGCCTGGCAGGACATGAGGACTGCAAGGAGTGGCAGGTAATAATCGCTTAAATGTCAAGAGACATGTtgagacagatttttaaaagtttgacgACCTTCTTTGGAAAACCATTCATGCATTTTGCAATTCCTGTATCTAAGCAGTGTCCACAAAAGTGTGTCAATTGTAGTGTCGGTAAAAGAACCGAAACCCCGCCTACTTGACATGTCCTAACTCCgcaacatttcaaaatataGATATTGGCCACAGTTGTAATAATACATGACTTGAcgtgtctttctttgtttttgttttttcctttcaggTATTTATGCTGGCGTTAACCTTTCTCGTCCTCTTCCTGGGAAATTTCCTCACTACGTTAAAAGTCGTCCACCAAAAGATTCAGAAAAACCAGGAAAAGGTGCAAAAGAATGACTgactgagacaaaaacacaacgagACACCTCGAATTTGTTAGAAACGGCCAGTAATTTTGAAGCAACACGCACAATCGCTTGATGGACTGACCACAGTCTGATCAGCCCGGGAGAAGACGAAACTGAAAACCACTGTTTCTCTCAGGCGTCAGtggcatcagcagcagcagcagtccagcCAAAGTATCTGGCACAAACCAGGCTTCTGCTTTCTAATGACTCGTCGTCGATGTTGTTGCACGGTCGGTCACAGCGTTCACCTGATAGACAGTTTGTCGCTTTATCctgtacataaaacaaaacaaaaattgagtggaaagaatgtgtttttatttgggtGTTTGTGTCAGTCAGCGCATGAATCCTATCAGAGAGCCTTTGTTCAAATCATATGCAACTAAAAGAGGGCAGGTAGCATCGATTAACAGAATATAGTTTGCCTTTGAAGACCTAACGTCTGTCGTGTACATGCTTCATACTTCTGTGAAGTAGTAATGGTCAAACTGTCTCTTGTCTCAACGTGGCACTGCGCTTCGTCATCGTTTCATGTGTAGTTCTCAGCTCCCTGTTGTgatatttcacttaaaaaaacaaaacctaatACTTCACTGGCCAAGATAACCTCCAATTTtcaagaaataaatgtttttgttgttgttgttttcagagtTGGGATTACAAGGAAATGCAGGACTGTTTCTCACTTCAGGCAGCAGTTACAAAAGCCataactgttgtttttatgatctAACTTCTAAAATGGGTCAGCTGGTTAAGTCACAACAGCATAAACGTATAAAAACTTGAACTGTCTTTACAAAACGGTTATTCCGAGTGGGGATTTTCATGTGAACAACAGCTCTCATTAACATAATGTTAACAAACTGTAATAGatatacatttattatgtttCACTAATGCATATTAAACCTCAGATTCTGTTTTAACACTTGACACATTTAtcattactgaaaaaaaaaccttgtatTATGATCAAATGCTGCTATTAGAGCTGGTACGATAAGTCTAGGAAGATATCGAATGATGTGCTGGATTACTGTTTTTCTAATTCCAATCAACatactaaataaaatatttgtatgaATTAACTTATGGCCAAATGTGGAGGTTGTGCTCTAGTTCACTGTAGTGttgtctggtttgtgtttcatGCTTGTTTTGAAgggtctttttgtgtgtgtttttttttttcagctaaaGTTCAGGTGGGCTCAAATGAACAGCTGCAGTAGTGTCAGGTCTCTAATGCCTTATTCTCCCTCCAGCCtgtcacagcaaaaaaaagtccttttattttgaaaaatcaagACCGTAGCGTTAGATTTATTTCCCACAATCGTGCTGAAGAGaatcactgtctgtgtgtatcaCTTTTATTGAGGGTGGGGGCGAGGGGATTCAAAGTTACAGaccaaaatgttacatttgatGCGAGAGCTGCCAGAATGCACAAAACAACTTgatttcctcattttttttaaaatgatgtagCTGATGTTGAACAATGTTGTCATCATTCATTTCAAGACTGTAAACTGGTGCCTGAGTTGTGATCAGTAACGAGAGACTGACGATTTCTC from Larimichthys crocea isolate SSNF chromosome IX, L_crocea_2.0, whole genome shotgun sequence includes the following:
- the tmem120b gene encoding transmembrane protein 120B, coding for MSKPKFQTEWEEIDEEYQQLQENHKIYRQKLEELTNLQTTCSSAISKQRKCLKDLRYSLAKCAQTCDEKELELITDIKTQIKDKENVFFDMEAYLPKRNGLYLNLVLGNVNVTLLSNQAKFAYKDEYEKFKLYMTIILMFGAITCLFFLNYRVTDEIFNFLLVWYYCTLTIRESILMSNGSRIKGWWVSHHYVSTFLSGVMLTWPEGPMYQMFRSQFLAFSIYQSFVQFLQYYYQSGCLYRLRALGERNQLDLTVEGFQSWMWRGLTFLLPFLFFGHFWQLYNSVTLFRLAGHEDCKEWQVFMLALTFLVLFLGNFLTTLKVVHQKIQKNQEKVQKND
- the morn3 gene encoding MORN repeat-containing protein 3, with amino-acid sequence MPYMKASKIKQPLSVLKDIRSQKCGLRCTIFSASGNEYNGEWQDDKKHGKGIQVWKKSGAIYSGEWKFGKRDGYGTCSVLLPDKEYARKYCGGWKNGKKHGYGTYFYNSSAVYEGEWSEDQRSGWGRMYYGSGDIYEGEWMKDKTHGQGIIRFANGNWYEGTWRDGKKNGNGKFYYPDKGQLYEGYWVDGVAKCGTLSDFGRDEAPTPTKYPIPQVHLVDMQLVLREAQSGLNQA